CCTTTATTCAAGCAGTTAAGCGTTTCGCACCTGGATTAGATGGACGTTACGCAGCACAACTATTATGGCAACGAGGAATTAGAGATACTGAAAAACTGGCAGGATATTTAAATCCAGATAGCTATCAAGCTGCAAGTCCGTTTGAGTTTGGGCAGGAAATGCACTTTTGCGTAACAAGATTGCAACAAGCGCGTGATGCAGGTGAAGTAGTTGCTATTTGGGGGGACTTTGACGCAGATGGAATTACATCAACTAGCGTTTTGTGGGAAGGATTAGGGCAGTTTTTCCCACAACGTCAGGAATCAAAATTCGCAAATTCAACGTTAGGGCAGACACAAGGTTCACTACTGTACTATATTCCTAATCGCCTGACAGAATCTCACGGACTGAACAATCAAGGAATTGATCAGCTTGCGAAAGCTGGAACTACTTTAATTATTACTTGTGATACGGGCAGCACAAATATTAGTGAAATCGAGTATGCCCAACAATTAGGGATTGATGTTATTGTCACAGACCACCACACCCTGCCACCAGAACGCCCGCCTGTAGTAGCAATTATCAATCCCCGCTATTTGCCAACAAGTCACCCGCTTTTTAACCTTTCTGGTGTGGCTGTTGCTTATAAGGTGGTTGAAGCACTTTATGAAACTTTGCCAGATGTTCCTCAGCAACCAGTTGAAAATTTATTAGATTTAGTGGCGATTGGTTTAATTGCAGATTTAGTGCAACTAAGTGGTGATTGTCGCTATTTAGCACAACGAGGAATTGAACGTTTACAACAGCAAACTAAACAACCAACTCGTCCTGGGGTGGCGAAGCTACTAGAATTATGCCAAAGAAGTGGCGATCGCCCTACAGATATTTCTTTTGGTCTTGGCCCCCGAATTAATGCTGTTAGTCGTATCCAAGGTGATGCTTCTTTCTGTGTTGAATTACTTACCAGTAAAAATAAACAGCGTTGTGAACAACTTGCGTTAGAAACCGAATTAGCTAATGCCCGTCGTAAGTCTTTACAAAAAGATGTTACTCAGCAAGTAAAAGATAAGTTATCTCAACTCGACTTATCAACTACCAGCGTAATTGTCCTTGTTGATTCCCAATGGCCTAGCGGTGTTTTAGGTTTAGTTGCAGGTCAAGTCGCCCAAGAATACGGCAGACCTAGCATTATATTAAGTACAGAAGGTAATATTGATAGCAGGGGAACAGTGGAGCAGGGGAGCAGAGGAGATTTAGATAATAATCACTTGCCCCAACCTACGCCCCGTGTTAACACTCCTCACGCTTCAAACCTTACACCTGACTCCCCACTCCTCACTCCTCACCCCTCACCCCTCACCCCTCCCTCCTCCCTCGCTAGAGGTTCGGCGCGTTCTGTAAATAATATTGATTTATATCAGTTAGTGCGATCGCAAGCACATTTATTACATCGCTTCGGTGGTCATCCTTTTGCTGCTGGTTTGAGTATTCCTGTTGAAAATATTCCTTTATTTACAGAAGCAATTAATCAACAGTTACGGCAGCTAAGTCTTGCTTCTGGCGCGTTAATGATGCCAGTAATTCAAGCAGATTTGAGTGTAAGTGTAGGGGAGTTAGGTAAAGAGTTATTTAGAGAATTAAAACTGCTAGAACCTTGTGGTATGGGAAATCCTGTCCCAAAGCTATTAATTAAAAATTGCTGGTTTGAAAATGTTTGGAATCGCAATACTCAGGATGCGAAAGGCAAAAAAATTCAATATATTAAAACTGATTTTGAAATTTGCGATCGCACTGTTGAAAAAGGTTTTCCTGGGCTGTGGTGGGGACACTATAAAGATGAAGTACCTACAGGGCGCTGTGATGCCATTGTAGAACTCGATTTTAATAACTACAAAAAACGTCCAGAGGTGCGCTTAATTGCTGTACGTCCGACTGTGGAGGATAGTCAATTTAGCACTAATGTACAGCTAGATTGGATTTTAGACTGGCGCAACCTTAGTGATGATGAAAAAGCTATTAACACAGAGTCTACATCACTACTTAGTCCTCATACCTCAGCACTAATCCTCGAAGAATGTCCTACTCGCTGGGATGATTTACAAGTATGGTTGCGGCGGGCGATTCAAACTAAGCATAAACTAGCGATCGCATATCCACAACCCGAACAACTACCCGCTCATAAAATTTGGGAACAATTAGTAGGAATTGCTAAATACCTTAGCCGCACTGGGAAAACAGCAACTTTGGATCAAATTCAAGATAAGCTAAAAGTGAGCGATCGCGCACTCCAGTTAGGACTCCGTACCCTCACACAGCTTGGTTTCCAGGTTACTACATTCGACAACCATATCCAAATCATCTGGTTATTTGACAGCTATACCAACCTTGCAGATGAGCAACTGACTGCCGCAAGCGAGCAATTTTTAGCAGCAATAGCAGAAGAACAATTTTATCAACGTTACTTCTATGTTGTTCCCCTTACTACTATTCAAGCTATGGCTCGTGAAACTGTTTATAAGTAAGTTTTCTAGCGCATTTCCTGCTACCAATTATTCACCGATTTCTTGCTGGAAAGCCTCATTCTTCCGATTTAATTCCTGAATTAGCACTCGCTCAAGCCCTTTACTGGCTTCTAAAAAATTCGGCTGAATAATAATTGCTTGCTTGTATGATTTGATTGCTTCTTCGGAGCGTTCTAATAGCTCTAGTGCCTTACCTAACGAATACCAAAATAAACGTTCATTAGGCTTGCTTTGAAGAGCCTTATTGCAGATAACGACAGCTTGCTCGTAGCTCTCTAGTCCTAGAAAACAATCAGCTAATACATACCAACATTCATGGATGGCATCGCGTTCGTAATCACTAAGATCAGTTATAGCGGCTATATTATCTAAACTCGTCGCTATTGCTTCACACAACCTTAATGCTTCTTGGTGTTGTTGCAATTCCTGAAGGTTATTGACTCGTTCGCACCAATCCCAATAGCTTGTAATGTTAATAAAAACTGCTTGGCAATACGAGTTAACTGCTTCTGAATAATGTTGTAATTTAATGAGTGCATCACCTCGAAAATACCAACCCTCATAGTCAGTGGGGTGTATTTGAATAAAATTTTCATAGGCGGCAACGGCTTCATCGTAACGGTGTATTTTCGTTAGTAACAAACCTCCTCGGCGATACCAAGCATAGGGATGTTTGGGAGCCAGACGAATAACTTCATCATAATTGGCAAGTGCTTCCTCATATTGCCCTAATTTCTCTAGGCTATATCCCAGGTAATACCAAGCATCAACATAATCAGGTTTAAGCTGAACGGCTTTATTGTAAGCAGCAAGTGATTCTGCGTGCTGACCTTGATTCCATAGCTCATAGCCTTGTCTAAACAGAAGCGTTGCTTGGTCGTCAACCATAAGAGATTGAGGCATAAATAAATTATCAATATTATGCCGTTTAGCTAACTATAAAATCTGCTTTGCGCTTTACCTTTCAGGTTTGCCTAAGTCCTAAAAAATAAAAAAGCTGTAGGCGCTCTTCGCCGTGGCGTAGCCTAAACTGATAGCTGACGGCAGACTGCTTATATATTAGCTTGATGTTCACATTTAAAACCTTTAGTTTGCCAGCCAGAAATATTAACATCTGAAAGGTTTATAACACGATCGCATTTGGGTGAGTATACTTGGCTAATTACAGCCCAAACTAAAGCGCGAATTAAGTCCAAAGCTGTTTTGCTCCAAGATTCTCGATTACCAGGAATTCCTTGCTCTTGAACAATATCCAAATCCACCCAAATTCCATGAGCGCCTAAGAGAATTTGTGCTAACCACTGTGCGCGTGGCAAATGGGTGGGGGAAGTAATTAGTTTCACCTTATGTACCCCCCACTGGTGCAGAATCGGAATTCCAAAGTAGAAGTTGTCAAAAGTAGATTTTGCACATCTTTCTAACCAAACTTGCTCAATCAAAGCTTGTTCACGTTGAAAAAGTCGCAAAACGCAAGATTCTTTAGAGCCTTGAGAAATTAAAATTGGTATCTCAGGATACTTTTGAGCTAACTGTGCAACATAAATTTCCCGTTGAATACTACCACCAAGTACAAAAAAGGCATCGACTGGTCGCGAAGCCGCAAGCCCTAAAATTAGGGTATTAATTAGTAGCCAAATGCCTAAGATTAAACTTATACTAGATAATAGTAACTGCTTGTGTCTAAACCGATAGCCATGTTGGTACTTGTGGCGACGTGCAGTTAGTTTATTTTGCTGTTTTCTTACCATGAGGGAAACAAGCTATAGCAACAGTTATTTGATAACTACAAGTTTAAAAAATTTAACTTCCAGCATTTTCCGAAAGTTGAGGCTACCATGTGAACTTAAATATAATCACACCTGCATAGATTTACTTGCAAAGTGAAAAAAAATGTTAACTAAGTTTAAAGAAATGTCATTTTAACAGTAATAACACTGAAGAACCTGATAAAAAAATAATGTATTCTTTTAATAGTAAGGAGCTTTTGAAAAATAAAAGTTGTTCTGAGTTTAACTGAGATCACAACAGCAATGATTAAAAAAGCCTACAATTTCTAAAAGCGTAAAGTAGACTGTTGCCTATCTAAGCATAATTACTTAACAAGTTTGATAATATTAACTTTGTTTTAGCCACTCCCCATGAATCAACCTCCAAAAAAGTTCCCTTTGCTCCAAACTGCCTTAGTTAGTTCCGCGATCGCATTCACTGCTGGTTCATATTTATTTGCACCTACCTGGTGTCGCTCTGTCCACGCCGCGCTACAGGATAGCCCGAAAACAGTAGTTGATGAAGCTTGGCAAGTAGTCAACAATGAATATGTAGACGGCACATTTAATAAAAATGATTGGCAAGCTGTACGACAGCAGCTATTAAAGAAAAATTACACAACCAAAGAACAGGCATACACCGCTATCCGAGAAGCTTTAGGAAAATTGGAAGATCCATACACTCGGTTTATGGATCCCAAACAGTTCCAGTCACTGACTAACCAAACTTCCGGTGAATTGTCTGGTGTAGGCATTCGCTTGGAAATGAACGAAAAAACCAAAGCTATCTCTATTGTTGAACCAATTGAAAATTCCCCTGCTTTCAAGGCTGGTGTCAAACCAGGGGATCAGCTAGTGGCAATTGATGGTAAATCAACTAAAGGGATGAGTTTGGATCAAGCATCGGGACTGATCCGGGGAGAGTCGGGTAAGCAAGTTACACTCAAACTGTCACGACAAGGTAAGGGTATATTCGATCTCAGGTTGACTCGCGCTCAGATTCAACTGGCTGCTGTGCGTTCTTCCCTGAAGCAAGAAGGAAATCTACGCATAGGCTATATCCGCTTAAATGAGTTTAGTTCTCATGCGAGTGAGCAAATGAGCAAGGCGATCAAAACCCTCAATGACAAGCAAGTAAATGCTTTTGTGTTAGATTTGCGAGGGAATCCAGGGGGTTTACTACACGCCAGCATTGAAATTGGTCGGATGTGGATGGACAAAGGTGCAATTGTTCGCACCGTAGATCGGCGGGGAGACAATGAAGAATTCAAAGCTAATAATACAGCTTTAACCAAGCTACCTTTAGTAGTTTTGGTAGATGGTAACTCGGCGAGTGCAAGTGAAATTCTCAGTGGTGCGCTCAAAGATAATGGCCGTGCTAAAGTTCTGGGTAGTCAAACCTTTGGCAAAGCATTAGTGCAGTCGGTTCATTCTTTGTCTGATGGCTCTGGTTTAGCTGTGACAGTAGCACACTATTACACACCTAACGGTACTGATATTAACCATAAAGGTGTAACACCAGATATTAAGATAGATTTGAGTGAAGATCAGCGCAAGCAGTTAGTAAGTAACCCATCAATGCTTGCTACTATTAACGATCCTCAATATGCACAAGCGATCGCAGTTTTAAAAAGCAATCCAGTTGCTAAACCTCCTGTTAATCAAGGCTCACCTTCAGCAAGCATCCGATAAATTAGTTAGGATGGCAAACTGAAAAGTAACTAAACTAGGTCAAGCTTGCTTGACCTAATCCCCCGCTAATTCTGACAAAGATAGCGGGGGATTTTCAATTTGCTCTTATTTAAGTAGTTAAAATGCGTAAGTACTGAATAGATCTCTTGCATGAGTCAAATTTTAGATAATTAACCACAGATGTAGCACAGATAAACACAGATGCACACAGATGGAATAACTTATTTTTGCTTATAGATCTATTAATTGCAGAGAGGAGAGTGTTTTTTATGGCAGAAACTAGCTGGAATGCTGACCTTTATCAAGGCAAACACGCCTTTGTGTGGCAATATGGCGAAGATATAGTAGAATTGCTGTCTCCTCAGCCTGGAGAGCGAATTCTCGATTTAGGCTGCGGCACTGGACAACTTACCGAAAAAATTGCCAGTGTAGGTGCAGAAGTGATGGGAATTGATAATTCTGCGGCAATGATTACTAAGGCAGAAGCTAACTATCCTCAGATCCCATTTGCAGTAGCAGACGCACGAAATTT
This Oculatellaceae cyanobacterium DNA region includes the following protein-coding sequences:
- a CDS encoding DHH family phosphoesterase, with the translated sequence MPDQPLQWQIEQLIQPPVTFIQAVKRFAPGLDGRYAAQLLWQRGIRDTEKLAGYLNPDSYQAASPFEFGQEMHFCVTRLQQARDAGEVVAIWGDFDADGITSTSVLWEGLGQFFPQRQESKFANSTLGQTQGSLLYYIPNRLTESHGLNNQGIDQLAKAGTTLIITCDTGSTNISEIEYAQQLGIDVIVTDHHTLPPERPPVVAIINPRYLPTSHPLFNLSGVAVAYKVVEALYETLPDVPQQPVENLLDLVAIGLIADLVQLSGDCRYLAQRGIERLQQQTKQPTRPGVAKLLELCQRSGDRPTDISFGLGPRINAVSRIQGDASFCVELLTSKNKQRCEQLALETELANARRKSLQKDVTQQVKDKLSQLDLSTTSVIVLVDSQWPSGVLGLVAGQVAQEYGRPSIILSTEGNIDSRGTVEQGSRGDLDNNHLPQPTPRVNTPHASNLTPDSPLLTPHPSPLTPPSSLARGSARSVNNIDLYQLVRSQAHLLHRFGGHPFAAGLSIPVENIPLFTEAINQQLRQLSLASGALMMPVIQADLSVSVGELGKELFRELKLLEPCGMGNPVPKLLIKNCWFENVWNRNTQDAKGKKIQYIKTDFEICDRTVEKGFPGLWWGHYKDEVPTGRCDAIVELDFNNYKKRPEVRLIAVRPTVEDSQFSTNVQLDWILDWRNLSDDEKAINTESTSLLSPHTSALILEECPTRWDDLQVWLRRAIQTKHKLAIAYPQPEQLPAHKIWEQLVGIAKYLSRTGKTATLDQIQDKLKVSDRALQLGLRTLTQLGFQVTTFDNHIQIIWLFDSYTNLADEQLTAASEQFLAAIAEEQFYQRYFYVVPLTTIQAMARETVYK
- a CDS encoding tetratricopeptide repeat protein, coding for MPQSLMVDDQATLLFRQGYELWNQGQHAESLAAYNKAVQLKPDYVDAWYYLGYSLEKLGQYEEALANYDEVIRLAPKHPYAWYRRGGLLLTKIHRYDEAVAAYENFIQIHPTDYEGWYFRGDALIKLQHYSEAVNSYCQAVFINITSYWDWCERVNNLQELQQHQEALRLCEAIATSLDNIAAITDLSDYERDAIHECWYVLADCFLGLESYEQAVVICNKALQSKPNERLFWYSLGKALELLERSEEAIKSYKQAIIIQPNFLEASKGLERVLIQELNRKNEAFQQEIGE
- a CDS encoding YdcF family protein, with product MVRKQQNKLTARRHKYQHGYRFRHKQLLLSSISLILGIWLLINTLILGLAASRPVDAFFVLGGSIQREIYVAQLAQKYPEIPILISQGSKESCVLRLFQREQALIEQVWLERCAKSTFDNFYFGIPILHQWGVHKVKLITSPTHLPRAQWLAQILLGAHGIWVDLDIVQEQGIPGNRESWSKTALDLIRALVWAVISQVYSPKCDRVINLSDVNISGWQTKGFKCEHQANI
- the ctpB gene encoding carboxyl-terminal processing protease CtpB; this encodes MNQPPKKFPLLQTALVSSAIAFTAGSYLFAPTWCRSVHAALQDSPKTVVDEAWQVVNNEYVDGTFNKNDWQAVRQQLLKKNYTTKEQAYTAIREALGKLEDPYTRFMDPKQFQSLTNQTSGELSGVGIRLEMNEKTKAISIVEPIENSPAFKAGVKPGDQLVAIDGKSTKGMSLDQASGLIRGESGKQVTLKLSRQGKGIFDLRLTRAQIQLAAVRSSLKQEGNLRIGYIRLNEFSSHASEQMSKAIKTLNDKQVNAFVLDLRGNPGGLLHASIEIGRMWMDKGAIVRTVDRRGDNEEFKANNTALTKLPLVVLVDGNSASASEILSGALKDNGRAKVLGSQTFGKALVQSVHSLSDGSGLAVTVAHYYTPNGTDINHKGVTPDIKIDLSEDQRKQLVSNPSMLATINDPQYAQAIAVLKSNPVAKPPVNQGSPSASIR